One Vitis riparia cultivar Riparia Gloire de Montpellier isolate 1030 chromosome 4, EGFV_Vit.rip_1.0, whole genome shotgun sequence genomic window carries:
- the LOC117912124 gene encoding GATA transcription factor 5-like — MECVEKALKSSVVRPELAFKLTQQPACMDDMCMANGQSGVSGDDFSIDDLLDFTNGGIGEGLFQEEDEEDEDKGCGSLSPRGELTENDNSNLTTTTFSVKDEFPSVPATELTVPADDLADLEWLSHFVEDSFSEYSAPFPHGTLTEKAQNQTENPPEPETPLQIKSCLKTPFPAKARSKRARTGGRVWSMGSPSLTESSSSSSSSSSSSLSSPWLIYPSTCQNVESFHSAVKPPAKKHKKRLDPEASGSAQPTPHRCSHCGVQKTPQWRTGPLGAKTLCNACGVRYKSGRLLPEYRPACSPTFSSEIHSNHHRKVLEMRRKKEVTRPESGLAPAVPSF, encoded by the exons ATGGAATGCGTTGAGAAGGCCCTGAAGAGCAGTGTGGTTAGGCCGGAGTTGGCCTTTAAATTGACCCAACAACCGGCGTGTATGGATGATATGTGCATGGCAAATGGGCAAAGCGGTGTTTCTGGTGATGACTTCTCTATAGACGACCTTCTAGACTTCACAAATGGAGGTATTGGAGAAGGGCTCTTccaagaagaagatgaagaagacgaGGACAAGGGCTGCGGCTCCCTTTCCCCTCGTGGGGAACTAACGGAGAACGATAACTCCAACCTTACTACTACAACTTTCTCCGTGAAAGACGAGTTCCCTTCCGTTCCCGCTACCGAACTCACAGTTCCG GCGGATGATTTGGCGGACCTTGAATGGTTGTCTCATTTTGTAGAGGATTCCTTCTCGGAATACTCCGCACCTTTCCCCCACGGAACCCTAACAGAGAAGGCCCAGAACCAAACGGAAAACCCCCCTGAACCGGAAACGCCGTTGCAGATAAAGTCGTGCCTGAAGACTCCATTTCCGGCCAAGGCTAGAAGCAAACGAGCGAGAACAGGCGGTCGGGTTTGGTCTATGGGTTCTCCGTCGCTTACGGAATCATCCTCCTCGTCTTCGTCTTCCTCTTCTTCGTCCCTTTCCTCGCCTTGGCTCATCTACCCCAGCACGTGTCAGAACGTGGAATCGTTTCACTCGGCCGTAAAGCCGCCGGCGAAGAAGCACAAGAAAAGACTGGACCCGGAAGCCAGTGGCAGTGCGCAGCCGACCCCCCACCGGTGCAGCCATTGTGGGGTCCAGAAGACTCCACAGTGGAGAACCGGTCCGCTCGGTGCCAAAACCCTCTGCAACGCATGTGGGGTTCGCTACAAGTCCGGCCGACTCTTGCCTGAGTATAGACCAGCATGTAGCCCAACTTTTTCTAGCGAAATTCATTCAAATCACCACCGGAAAGTGTTGGAAATGCGGCGGAAGAAGGAGGTGACCCGGCCTGAATCCGGTTTAGCTCCGGCAGTTCCAAgtttttga